The Carassius carassius chromosome 34, fCarCar2.1, whole genome shotgun sequence genome has a segment encoding these proteins:
- the LOC132115238 gene encoding biglycan-like, producing the protein MLLVLVAFLFLCTAHLPLDSSALPFEQKGFWDFGNDIDMKELMMMMKDQEEGSAVDPYQPEHPTCPFGCRCDLRVVQCSDLGLGYVPYDIPKDTLLLDLQSNRITEIREEDFKGMTNLYALVLRNNQISKVHPKAFLPLKRLQKLYISHNLLTSIPKNLPPSLVELRIHDNHIKKVQAYSFSGLHNMHVIEMGRNPLQNSGFEPGAFVGLKLNYLRISEAKLTGIPKDLPSSLHELHLDNNQIQAIELVDLSQYTQLQRLGLGSNQIRHIEHSALSYLTDLRELHLDNNRLSSVPSGLPHLKYLQVVYLHSNNITNVGADDFCPTGFGIKRVFYNGISLFDNPIRYWEVQPATFRCVSNQMAVQFGNHKK; encoded by the exons ATGTTGTTGGTCCTCGTGGCTTTTCTGTTTCTCTGCACTGCCCACCTGCCACTTGACTCTTCTGCCCTTCCCTTTGAGCAAAAAGGATTCTGGGACTTTGGCAATGACATTGATATGAAagagctgatgatgatgatgaaggaccAGGAAGAAGGGTCAGCTGTGGATCCTTACCAACCGGAACATCCTACATGCCCATTTGGCTGTCGGTGTGATCTCAGAGTCGTACAGTGCTCGGATTTAG GTTTAGGTTATGTGCCATATGATATTCCTAAAGACACACTGCTGTTGGACCTGCAGAGCAACAGGATCACAGAGATCAGGGAGGAAGATTTTAAAGGAATGACCAACCTCTAT GCCCTGGTGTTAAGAAATAACCAGATCTCCAAAGTTCATCCTAAGGCATTCCTCCCTTTGAAGCGTTTGCAGAAGTTATACATCTCGCACAACCTTCTGACTTCCATCCCTAAAAACCTTCCTCCATCCCTTGTGGAGCTGCGTATCCATGACAATCATATCAAGAAGGTGCAGGCATATAGCTTCTCGGGCCTCCACAACATGCATGTCATTG AAATGGGTCGTAATCCACTCCAGAACAGTGGTTTCGAACCTGGAGCATTTGTGGGCCTTAAACTTAACTACTTGCGCATTTCTGAAGCCAAACTCACCGGAATTCCCAAAG ACCTCCCCAGTAGTCTTCATGAGCTTCATTTGGACAATAATCAGATTCAGGCCATAGAGTTGGTGGATCTCAGCCAGTACACCCAGCTGCAGAG GTTGGGACTTGGCAGTAACCAGATTCGCCACATTGAGCACAGTGCTTTGTCTTACCTCACTGACCTGAGAGAGCTGCACCTTGACAACAACCGTCTGTCCAGTGTGCCCAGTGGACTGCCTCATTTGAAATATCTgcag GTTGTCTACCTCCATTCAAACAACATCACTAATGTTGGAGCGGATGACTTCTGCCCTACGGGTTTTGGGATAAAGAGGGTGTTCTACAATGGCATCAGTCTCTTTGATAACCCAATCAGGTATTGGGAGGTGCAGCCCGCTACCTTCCGCTGTGTCAGTAACCAGATGGCTGTACAGTTTGGCAACCACAAGAAATAA